Part of the Bacteroides acidifaciens genome, ATTGGAACGGACTGACAGTAATCAGTATCTCTATCGGACAGGGAGAAATCTTGTCTACTCCTCTTCAGATAGCCAACCTGGGAGCGACGATTGCCAACAGGGGATATTTCGTCACACCGCATATCGTGAAGGAAATCCAGGATAACCAGATAGACAGCCTCTACCGTACCCCACGCTATACCACTATTGAGAAGAGACATTACGAATCGGTGGTTGAAGGTATGCGTGCCGCTGCTACGGGCGGTACTTGCCGGATGCTTTCCATGATGGTACCGGATTTGGAAGCCTGTGGAAAAACGGGTACTGCGCAGAACCGCGGACACGACCACTCGGTATTTATGGGCTTTGCGCCGATGAACAAACCGAAGATTGCTATTGCCGTCTATGTAGAGAACGGCGGATGGGGTGCTACATACGGAGTTCCTTTCGGGGCACTGATGATGGAGCAGTATTTGAAAGGCAAGCTCTCGCCGGAGAACGAATTGAGGGCGGAAGAATTTAGTAACAGAGTGATATTATATGGTAACGAGGAACGATAGTTTGTGGAAAACGTTGGACTGGGTAACGATTTGCATTTACCTGCTCCTGATTGTCGGCGGATGGTTTAGCGTCTGCGGAGCGAGCTATGACTATGGCGAACGCGACTTCCTCGACTTCTCTACCCGTGCCGGAAAACAGTTCGTATGGATTATCTGTTCGTTCGGGTTAGGCTTTGTATTGCTGATGTTGGAAGACCGGATGTATGATATGTTCGCGTATATTATATATATAGGGATGATTCTCTTGCTTATCGTCACTATCTTTATTGCGCCGGACACAAAAGGTTCGCGTTCCTGGCTCGTAATGGGGCCTGTCAGCCTTCAACCCGCCGAATTTGCCAAATTCGCTACAGCCTTGGCGTTGGCAAAATACATGAACGCCTACTCATTCAGCATCAAGAAGGAAAAGTGTGCTTTGATTCTTGGATTGATTATTCTTCTTCCGATGATGCTGATTATCGGTCAGCGGGAAACTGGTTCCGCGTTGGTATATCTCGCCTTTTTCCTGGTTCTCTACCGGGAAGGAATGCCGGGTGTGGTACTCTTTGCCGGAGTATGCGCGGTGATTTATTTTGTGGTCGGCATCCGTTTTGACGAAGTGTTTATAGCCGATACTCCCACGCCATTGGGAGAATTCATTGTATTGCTCCTAGTCTTATTATTTGCCGGAGGCATGGTATGGGTATATCGTAAGAGAGCCGTGCCTACCCGCAACATCATTGGCGGAAGCCTGGGAGTATTATTAATCGCCTATCTGATATCCGAATACTGGGTACATTTCAGCTTGGTTTGGGTACAATGGGGGCTTTGTGCGGTTGTGGTAGGTTATTTGATTTATCTGGCATTAAGTGAGCGGCAACGCACCTATTTTTTGATAGCCTTGTTCACCATCGGCTCCATCGGATTCCTGTATTCCAGTAACTATGTCTTTGACAATGTATTGGAACCTCATCAGCAAATCCGTATCAAGGTAGTATTGGGCTTGGAAGAAGATTTGACGGGTGCGGGATATAATGTGAACCAATCCAAGATTGCCATCGGTTCCGGCGGGTTGACTGGAAAAGGTTTCCTGAATGGCACGCAAACCAAATTGAAATATGTGCCCGAACAAGACACCGACTTCATCTTCTGTACGGTAGGAGAGGAGCAAGGCTTTGTCGGTTCGGCTGCCGTCCTGATAGCTTTCCTTATTCTGATTTTGCGGTTGATATTCCTGTCCGAACGACAACCCTCTACTTTCGGGCGAGTCTATGGCTACTCAGTCGTCAGCATTTTTCTCTTTCACCTATTTATTAATGTCGGCATGGTGCTGGGATTGACTCCGGTTATCGGTATCCCGTTACCGTTCTTCAGTTACGGCGGGTCTTCTTTGTGGGGCTTTACGATATTGCTGTTTATTTTCCTGCGTTTGGATGCAGGGCGGGGAAGAAGGCTTTAGGAGAACTTTTAATCCTCTATGTGTTGTTTCTCAATCCGTATTCCTATGTCATTCATTCCTTGCAATTTCTCGTCTTTCATTCCGCTCATTACCTTAATGGTATAATTGCCCGGATGTAAAGGACGTATGGATTTGACGAATGTTTCTGCCTGATAAACGCTTCCCCATCCTTTCCCTGTCCATCTGCCTGTGGAATCGGCAAGGCTGATGGCGATAGTATCGGTACGCCACACCGTAGAATCCGGCATATTCTGAGAAATGAATAAGTGCAAGTCATGATAAGGATAATCTGTCCTGTTACGGACTTCCGCGAATAACCGGAAAGTGGTAGGAATACTATCAGTGACAGGAATATGGAAAGAGAGCGTATCACTCTTTCCCCATCCTTTATTGGGAAGGGATTGGTAAGAGTGATACACTGTATTTTCGTTGTTACAGGCTGCTAAACAGGCTGTGAACAAACAAAATAAACTATTCCTGAGAAGGCTTTTCATTATTATTCTGCGGTTTCTCCTGGTTCGGGTTTCTTTCCGGTCTTTCTCCTCTTTCGGGTCTTTCCGGTCTGGGACGACGTTCCTGCCCTTGTGGACGCTCCGGTCTATCCAGATTCTGCTGTCTATCCTGGTTTCTGGGTCTTTCCTGATTTTGAGAACGTTCTTGGTTCTGCGGACGCTCTTGGCCTTGCGGACGTTCCGGGCGTCTGTTGTCGTTATTCCGTCCTTGATTCTGTCCCCTGTTCCGATTATTGTTATTGTTGTTTCTCGGCCGGTTTTCTCTTTCCCCTCTGTTACCGTTTTCTGATGGTTGCGAGCGGTTATCGTTTTCTCGTTGAGGTTGTTGCGGACGATTTTCCCCCTCTGCTTGTTGTTGCGGGCGGTTATTATTGTTATTATTTCCTTTCTTCTTCTTTTTGTTATTCCGGTTTCCGTTGTTGCCGCCGTCCTTATTATTCCGGCTACGGTCAAAACGGGTGACACTTTCCTGTTCAAGCAAATCCACCGGTTTCTTCGGTTCCGGCTTTCTCTCTTCTTCGATCAGGCTGTCCGGTTTCATCCCTTTCCTGTTCATTGAGATAATCTCGAACGCACGTTTGCCGCTAATCGTCACTAAGTTTGCCGGGAAACTCTTATCCGTAGAATAAGAAATCTGATTGCTCAGAATATCCGCTTTGAAGAAATAGAAGGTGCCGTCCTTCGTTTCCAATTCAATCTCCTTGGAAGGCAGGCGTTTCTGAGCTTCCACATAGCAGTCCACCTCATAGTTCAGACAGCATTTCAATTTCGCACACTGTCCGGCAAGTTTCTGAGGATTCAGCGAAATATCCTGATAACGGGCTGCACTGGTAGATACTGATACGAAACTCGTCATCCACGTAGCGCAGCAAAGCTCGCGTCCGCAAGGGCCGATACCGCCGATACGTCCCGCTTCCTGGCGCGCACCAATCTGCTTCATCTCGATACGTACACGAAACGCCTCTGCCAATACCTTAATCAGTTGACGGAAATCCACACGCTCGTCCGCAATATAATAGAAGATAGCCTTGTTGCCGTCTCCCTGATACTCCACATCTCCGATTTTCATGTTCAGGTTCAGATTCAAAGCAATCTGACGCGCACGAATCATCGTAGCATGCTCCTTACTTTTGGCTTCGTTGAATTTCTCCATATCCACCGGTTTGGCTTTCCGGTAAACACGCTTGATTTCCGTATCCGCCTTGAAGTTTGCTTTCTTCATTTGCAGCGGAACTAGTCTGCCAGTCAGCGTTACTACACCAATATCATGGCCCGGAGTCGCTTCAACGGCAACA contains:
- the rodA gene encoding rod shape-determining protein RodA, which gives rise to MVTRNDSLWKTLDWVTICIYLLLIVGGWFSVCGASYDYGERDFLDFSTRAGKQFVWIICSFGLGFVLLMLEDRMYDMFAYIIYIGMILLLIVTIFIAPDTKGSRSWLVMGPVSLQPAEFAKFATALALAKYMNAYSFSIKKEKCALILGLIILLPMMLIIGQRETGSALVYLAFFLVLYREGMPGVVLFAGVCAVIYFVVGIRFDEVFIADTPTPLGEFIVLLLVLLFAGGMVWVYRKRAVPTRNIIGGSLGVLLIAYLISEYWVHFSLVWVQWGLCAVVVGYLIYLALSERQRTYFLIALFTIGSIGFLYSSNYVFDNVLEPHQQIRIKVVLGLEEDLTGAGYNVNQSKIAIGSGGLTGKGFLNGTQTKLKYVPEQDTDFIFCTVGEEQGFVGSAAVLIAFLILILRLIFLSERQPSTFGRVYGYSVVSIFLFHLFINVGMVLGLTPVIGIPLPFFSYGGSSLWGFTILLFIFLRLDAGRGRRL
- the gldH gene encoding gliding motility lipoprotein GldH, with amino-acid sequence MKSLLRNSLFCLFTACLAACNNENTVYHSYQSLPNKGWGKSDTLSFHIPVTDSIPTTFRLFAEVRNRTDYPYHDLHLFISQNMPDSTVWRTDTIAISLADSTGRWTGKGWGSVYQAETFVKSIRPLHPGNYTIKVMSGMKDEKLQGMNDIGIRIEKQHIED
- the ricT gene encoding stage 0 sporulation family protein — encoded protein: MEYKLHNGSGGLCCKGCSRQDKKLNTYDWLADIPGNAEESDMVEVQFKNTRKGYYRNSNKIKLEKGDIVAVEATPGHDIGVVTLTGRLVPLQMKKANFKADTEIKRVYRKAKPVDMEKFNEAKSKEHATMIRARQIALNLNLNMKIGDVEYQGDGNKAIFYYIADERVDFRQLIKVLAEAFRVRIEMKQIGARQEAGRIGGIGPCGRELCCATWMTSFVSVSTSAARYQDISLNPQKLAGQCAKLKCCLNYEVDCYVEAQKRLPSKEIELETKDGTFYFFKADILSNQISYSTDKSFPANLVTISGKRAFEIISMNRKGMKPDSLIEEERKPEPKKPVDLLEQESVTRFDRSRNNKDGGNNGNRNNKKKKKGNNNNNNRPQQQAEGENRPQQPQRENDNRSQPSENGNRGERENRPRNNNNNNRNRGQNQGRNNDNRRPERPQGQERPQNQERSQNQERPRNQDRQQNLDRPERPQGQERRPRPERPERGERPERNPNQEKPQNNNEKPSQE